CGTCCTGGACGAGGACCGCTTCCACGGCCGGTCCTCGCGCGGCGGCCGGCACAAGGGCAAGTGGGTCATCCGCTCCGACCGCCGCGACCGCCGCACCGTGTTCTTCCAGGACCCCGACGATCCCGAACGCTGGCACGTCCTGCGCTGGACCGGCCTGCCTCCCGAGGGCGAGGTCCCGGCGTTCTCGGACACCAACGTCGACGCCCTGCTCGGCGAGGTCCGCCGGGCCGGGCTGAAACCGCGCTCGGACGAGGAACTGCTGCCGGTGCTCCTGGACATCCTCGGCTCGGCGATCCCGGTCAGCCAGTGGCCCTCCCAGATGGGCAAGCGGGAGAAGAGCGCCCGCTCGCGCCGGGCCGCAGACGCCGCGCAAGCCGCAGCCGACCAGCCCTCCACGCCGGAGGGCCCGGCGGCCGAAGTGGTCGCCTGGCCCGTCGAGGCAGCCGACATCGCGAAGGCGGTCGATGCGGAACGACGCCGGCTACGCGAGGCGTCGGTGGTCCGCCGCCCGGTCCCGCCGCCGCGGCTGGGCGACAGCCTGCGCCGACGCAACCTCTTCCTCATCCCGCCCGACGACGCCCCCGCCCCGCTTGAGGACCACGCATGACCGATGCCGCACCGACCCACCCGCTCGCCGAGATCCTCGGCGGCAAGCCTCCCCGCCGGGACACCCACGAGGGCTGGCAGTACTACTGCCGGTCCCGCCGGTCCTTCGTCCCGGCGCCCCGGCTGTCCCTGGACCAGTGGCAGGCGATGAGCGATCGCGACAAAGCGCTCCACAACCTGCACCGCACGGCGACGCACGTCAACATGCCGCTGCAGGAGACACCGATGGCAAAGAGGGTCGCCTCTCTCGTCGACCGGCGCATCCGGGGCAACGCCATGCGGCTCACGTCCGCGACCTGGCCTGGGGTGATGGTCTTCGGCCTCGGTTACCAGGGAAAGACCGAGACCGTCTGCGACATCGCCGCCGAGTTCGAGGTCACCTTCCGGGAAGCGGGCCACCAGATCAATCCGCACGCGATGCCCGGAACGCGAGCGCTTCACGCCCCTGTCGTCTATGTCCAGACGCCGGTCACCGCGACGCCGAAGAGCACCTGCCAGGCGATCCTCGACTTCTTCGGCGCCCACACGAAGGGCCTGACCCTTCCCCAGCTCGTCCAGCAGGTCGCGGCCTCGCTCGACGGCCATGGGGTCCGCGCGTTGATTCTGGACGACATCACGAGACTCCGCATGCACCGGGCCGACGACCAGGACGTCCTCGATCTGATCCGGGCGTTCATGAGCATGAACGTCACCCTCGTCCTGATCGGCGCCGACATCCCCGGTTCCGGCCTGCTGCGGAAGGCGAAGTGGGACTCCCGGGCCCGCCAGTGGGTGTTCCCGCCCTCGGCGAGCACCCACGTCCACGGCCTGGAGGTGACCCAGACCGAGCGCCGTTTCGACCTCGTCGAACTCGGGACCTTCGAATGCACCACCTCGGAAGGCATCGAGGCCTTCCTGGACCACCTGGCCGGCCTGGAAGACGGCCTGCGGCTGTTCAAGGCCTGGCCAGGAATGCTCACCGGGGGCACCATGCCCGAATACCTGAGGCGCCGCACCAACGGTGTCATCGGCCTGCTCGCGCGCCTGATTGAGGACGGCGCCATGGAGGCCATGGCCAGCGGGAAGGAGTACCTCGACGAGGAGCTTCTCGACACGATCACCATCAGCCTCGACGCACTGGGCCGCGATCCCGGAGCCGGGGAGATCCCCATCGTTCCGGACCTCTCCTCTTCCAAGGCGAAGAAGCCTCCGACCCGACGGCAGAAGCGCCCGCGCAACACCGTCTTCGACGACCTCGGCCCCAGGGCAGCCGCGGGCGGGGCCTGAGTCGATGGTTCCTGGCCGTGACGCACACCCTCCGCTGCCAAGGAGCCTGGCCCCGCTGCCCGGCGAGGGCTTGCCCGGATTCGTCCTGAGACTCGCCCATCACCTCGATCTGACCCCGACCCAGGTGGTCAGGCGAACGGGGCTCGCATTCGAGGACCGGGGCCAGGCCCCGCTCCGGCACCTGTTCATGCTCGAAGCGAACGTCCGGGCAGCGTTCGCCCGCTCGACCCGGCTGACCGAGGACGAGTCCGACCAGCTGACCCTCCGCCCCTGGAGCAGCCACTACCCTCCGGTCGCCGACGTCCTGGTCTGGCCCGGACAAGCACCACGACCCCGAACGGTGACCACCGAGTGGATGCTGCTGTCGTCCAGCCGCTACTGCCCGGACTGCCTCGCCGGCGACGGGAGCCGGATCCAGCAACTGCACGGCGGACCCTGGAAATTGTCCTGGCGCCTGCCCGTGATCTTCGCCTGTCTGGAACACAACCGCATGCTCGTCGACACCTGCCCACGCTGTCGGCGGCCGGCCCAGGCCGGATCATGGGCAAAGAGCCCCCAGCTTGTTCCCCTCCCGGGCCTCGGCCACCTTCACCCCGCACGCTGCCGCAACCGGGTCTCAGCCGGGCCTCAGGGCACGGTCTGCGGCCACCCGCTGGACGATCTCGCGGCCAGCCCCGCAACACAGCTCGCTCCGGACCTCGCTGACCTTCAACGCAGGCTCCAGACGATGCTGGAACCCGGCCACTACCCCTCGACGGCAATCTCGCGCTTCTCGGACCTTCGAGTCGCTGTCGCTCTCATCACCGCGGCCCGGCAGCCGCCAGACCCAGCCGGGCCACCCAGCGGCGCCATCTCGCAGCTCATGGACGAGTACAGACGCGGTGTTCACGGGCCCTGGCCCGGACAGACACAGCCACGCTGGGGCGCTCTGCCCACCGCCAGCACGGCCTCCGCAGAAGTGCTCAGCCTCGCCGACCGGCTCGTCCGCCTGCCGAGAACTGCGTTCCGGGCCGAAATCCACAACCTCGCAGGACGCGCCCCGCGCTACGACGCATCCGCCTGGAGCCAGACCTGGGACATCCTGAGGACCAGGTGTTCACCGCTCTTCAGGCACGACGTCGAGCAGTGCTGCCAAAAGATCTTCGTGCCTACGCATATCTCGCACACCGGCCCGCTAGTCATCCCGGTGCGCGAACGCGGCTACCTGCCTGAGCACATCCCTCAGCGTCCCCCGGGCAGTTGGCTCACCGTCCTGGCAGAGAACGGGGCACCTCCAGGGCACCTGCGAAAGCCCGTCCAGTTCCGCCGAGTCGTGGCAGTCCAACTGGTCCAGGCCGCTGCGGGCTGTTCCGTCGACGCAGCAGCCGAGCTGCTGGGCATTCCCCATAGCTGGGACCGCTCAGGCCCCGGCGCGCTCATGCGTCAGAACCTCCATCCGAGCCAGAACAGCGCCCATCCGCTGTTGAGCGCGGATATCGCCGAGGCCTTCGAGGCCCTCACCCAGCACATCGCCCGAGAACCCGTCAACTACTACCAGCGCCGCCAGAACCTCGCCTTCTGGCACCTTGGGCACTCCGATTGGGACACCATCACCCAACAGCTAGGCCGGATGCTCGGTCAAGGCCCGCGGACAAGCTCCCACGAGCTACTCCGGGAGTGCGCCTCCGCTTACGTCTGGGCCGCCGTCACCGGCAGCGAATGGCAGCTCGCACCCTCGTTCCGAGCGCCGCTGTCCGCCTTCAACCGCCGAGTTGGGCCCGGGACACCCGAGCTCCGGATTCTGCACCACATCCATCACGCCACAGACCACAGGCTACGGACGGTCCTCGACGACCGGGTCCGGGCCCTGATCGGCAGCGCAGATCGCCAACCAGGTGACTACTCTCCGTGACTTTGCGCGACTTGCTCAGGCCAACTATCGGTTCCGAACTGGGCCAACTATCGATTCCTACACGATCCTCCACCAGCACCGATCGACGGATCAGGGGCCAACAACCGATTCCGGTCTCAAAGGAGATACTGGAGGCGCCCCAGACCTGGCGTCCGGGGCCCGATTGGCTCAGGGCGGGGCACGCCTGCGCAAGGAGGACCGCACGGCCAGCAGCTCGCCTGGGCAGCCTGCCCGGACGACCCGGCGACCAAGCAGGTCGACGAGGCGACACTGCAGTGCGCGACCCTCAAGGTCCCGCTCGACTACACCGCTTCGGCCACCGGCACCCTGGACGTCGCCGTGACCCGCAACGCGGTCGCCAAACCGGAGCAGCGGGTCGGCGCGCTGCTCCTCAATCCGGGCGGCCCGGGCGGCTCCGGCGTCGAGACGGTCAAGGGCGACCCAAAGCGCTTCGACGGTCCGCTGCACGACCACTTCGACCTGGTCGGCTTCGACCCGCGCGGCGTCGCCGGCACCAGCCCGCTCAAGTGCCTCGACGAACAGGCCCGGGACACCTGGGTCACCACCGACGAGCCCGGCGCCGACCACGGCCGGCAGCTCGCCGACGCCTGCCAGGCCAAGTACGCCAAGGTGCTGCCCTTCGTCAGCACCCACAACACCGCCCGCGACATGGACGTGCTGCGCGCCGCCCTCGGCGACGAGCGGCTCAACTACCTCGGCTTCTCCTACGGCACCTACCTCGGCTCGCTCTACGCCGAGGAGTTCCCGGACCGCGTCGGCCGGCTCGTCCTCGACGGCGCCACCTCGCCCTCCACCTCCCTGGTGCAGCACAACATCGAGCAGCAGGCCGGGTTCGAGCGGGCGCTGAAGGCCTTCGCCGCCGACTGCGTCACCAAGGACCCGTGCCCGCTCGACAAGGACGCCGACCGGGCCCCGCAGAAGCTCGCCGACTTCCTCGACGGGCTGAAGGAGAAGCCGCTCACGACCGGGAAGGGCCGCAAGCTCACCGCCACCGCGGCCTGGACCGGCGTGCTCAGCCGGCTGTACGGCGGCGAGAAGGCCTGGGCTGGCCTGCGCAACTCGCTCGGCTGGGCCATGGTGCGCGGCAAGGGCGACTACCTGCTCGACGTCGCCGACGGCGCCACCGACGCCCCGGCCGACGAGCAGCTCCAGGCCGCGCTCGCCGACCTCACCGCCAAGGCCCCGCTGGTCAGCAAGCACGACCCGCTGGCGGCGCTGTTCGACCCGGACTGCCGGATCTGGCCGTTCCGCTCCACCGAGAAGCCGCACGCGATCAAGTCGACCGCCACCGCGCCCATCGTGGTCGTCGGCACCACCGGCGACCCGGCCACGCCGTACGCCTGGGCCGAGAAGCTCACCGCCGAGCTCGGCAACGCCGTCCTGCTCACCCGCGAGGGCGAGGGGCACACGGCGTACGGGGCGAGCAAGTGCATCCGTGGCTCAGTCGACGCCTTCCTGGTCAGCGGCACCGTGCCGGCTGCCGGGACGCACTGCCTAACCGACTGACGGGAGGAACAGGCGGGGGCTGCGAATTGAGTACGCCTACTCATGTGCGGCCCCCGCACCCCCCACCAGACTCCCGGGTATGACCAGCAGCACTCCGCCCCCGCACGAGCCGCCGCGTGCCCCGCCCGGGTGCCCTCGCTGCGGCGCCGCGCTCGAACCGACCGTGCCCGCCCGCTGCCCCGCCTACCGACTGCCGCTGCGCCACCGCCGGCGGTTCGCGACCGCCGAGACCTTCGGCGCGATCGGCCTCACCCTGGTCCTGCTGGATTGCTCCGCCCTGCGGGACGCCGCCCTGGCCGGGCTCGGGGTCTCGGCGTACCCGCACGCGACCTGGCCTGGTCAGCCCCCGTCATAGTCGGTGGCTGCCAGCACCGCCAGCCGACGGCGGTCGGTGTCAAGCACGGCCAGCCCGAGGTCCATGGTGTCCAGGTTGAACCAGTCGTCGGTGGCCGCCGCGAAGCAGTACCAGGCGCAGCCCTCGGCCCGTCGCTGCACCTCCTCCGGTGACGCGTCCTCGGCCGCGCCGGCGAGTGCCGCCAGCGAGCGCCAGGCCGCCAGCCGGCCGTAGGCGCCGTACCACCACTCGTCCTCGCGCCCACCGCCGATGGAGGCCGCGCCGAAGAGCTGCCGCCACGCCTGCGCCGCCGTACCGGGGACGACCATGAGGGGATCGGAGCCCGCCAGGCAGTCCAGCGACAGCGCGGCCAGCACCGCCGGTACGGCTTCGGGCCCGACCGGCTCCGCCGCGTGGAAGACCGCCGTCTCCACCCGCCCGTTGAACCGGCCGGCCCACCGTTCCACGGCGGCGCCCAGCCCGGGCTCCTCCGCGCCCCGCCGTACCACCGGCGCGGCGCCGCCGCCCGTCAGGCGCTCGCCCTCCGGCAGCCCGTACCCGACGCCGTACGCCGCGCCGCCCCGCGAGTAGTGCGGCAGGCTCGGCACGCCCTCCAACGGGGCGAGCGTCCAGGGCAGCCAGGCCAGCGGATGCCCGGCCCAGTACGGGGAGGCCGCCGCCCAGGCCACCACCTCGGGCCGCTCGGCGATCGGCGCGCCCCGCAGGACCAGCTCGTGGACCAGGCAGGCCCGCAGTTCCTCGGGCGCGGTCTCGGACGCGCGGTCGCCCGCGAACACCCCTGCCAGGGCGGCGAGCGGCTGATGGGCGGCCAGGACGGCGGCTGCGCGGCGGACGGGCCGTCCGCTGCGCGAGCGGGTGGCCAGGCCCAGCCACAGCGCGTACCCGACGTTCTCCGGCCCGGGCGTGGTGACCACGTCCCAGAGGATCCGGTCGAACAGGTACTGGTGCTCGGCGCCCGCCCGGCCGGAGCCGTAGCGGGTGTGCAGCGCGGCGCCGAACTCCGCCAGGTAGGCCGTGTCGCCGCGTTCCAGGTGCTCGTCGAGGAGCCGGCAGACGTCCCCCACGGCGTCCTGCCCGGCCAGGCCCTCCACGAGCTGCTTGATCGTCTTCGCCATGGCGCGCGAGCATATCCGCCCGGGCCCGGCCCCCTCAGGCCCCGGGTCGTACGACCCCGAGCAGGAGCCCGGCCAGCTCGTCGATCACCTGGTCGAGGGTGGCCTCGAACTGTCCGGCCGTCCAGTCGTGCAACAGCCCGTTGACAGCGCCGATGAACGCCGTCGCGGCGATCCGGTAGTCCCGGGGTGCGACCTCCCCGCGGGCCGCGGCCGCCCCGGCCTCGGCGAGGATCAGCTCCACCCACCGCGCCCGCCGGACGAGGCGCTGCCGCTCCAGCGCCTCGCTGACGCCGATGATCTCCACGAAGGCGATCCGCAGCCGGCGCCGGTCCCGGGTCGCGGCCGTGACGTAGGCGCGCAGTACCGCCCCGATGCGCTGCTCGAACCCGGCCTCGGCGCTCTCGGCGAGGGCCCGGACGACCTCCTGCTCGGTCAGGTCGTTGACCAGCAGGTGCAGCCGGGCGAGGACGTCCTCCAGGTTGCGGCACTCCTCGTAGAACTGGCGGGTGGAGAGCCAGGCCGCCTCGCAGAGCGCGGTCACCGAGGAGGCTCGGTAGCCGGGGCTGCCGCCGAACAGCTCCAGCCCCGCCGCGAGGAAGCGCTCGCGGCGCTCGGCCCGGCGCTCCTGCGCGGACCTGCCTCCGTACGTTCCCGTGGCCACCCCCAACCGCACCCGCCCCCATCCGCTCGATCGACGTCTCCGGACGATTGTCGGCCACCGGGGTCTTGCCAGCCGGGTCCGCCCCTCCCTACCGTCGGGTAACGCAATCTGACAAACCGTCTTTTCAGACTTCGCGTCACGTCACCCGCCGCAGAACCGCGCCCCTGCCGACGTGACACCCCCGTTCTCGCGCCAACCCGTTCTCGCGCCCACCACCCCCGCTTCGTGCCACCCGCGAAGGAGCGACGATGCACCGGCCAGGTTCCCGACGCCGCCTCGGCGTCCGATCCCTCTGCACCCTGGCGGCCGCCCTCGGCCTGCTCGTCCCGGCCGCCACCGCCACGAGCCACGCCGCCGCACCGGCCCTGCGGGAGGTGATGTTCGTGGGCAACAACTGGGACGGTACGGCCGACGTCATCGAGTCCTCCGGCGCCCTCACCAAGGTCGGACGGATCAACGTCATCCCCGACAAGGACGAACGCCTCGCCGAGATCTACCTCAACCCGGTCAAGCTCGGCTTCTTCCTCGGCATCCGGCTCGGCCCCGGCGAGGGCCACGACCAGTTCGTCGACGACATGTACACCACGCCGGACGGCACAGCCGTGGTCGTCTCCCGGCCGAGCTTCGCCGACGTCGTCTCCCTGGACCTCGCCACCGGCCGGATCAACTGGCGTTTCCCCGTCGCCGGTTACCGCGCCGACCACATGGCGCTCTCCCCCGACGGAACCCGGGTCGCGGTCTCCGCCTCCACCGCGAACACCGTCCACCTCCTGGACGTCCGGACGGGCTCCGAGCTCGGCTCCTTCCGCACCGGGGACAAGCCGCACGAGAACATCTTCACCGACGGCGGCCGGCAGCTCTGGAACATGTCCATCGGCAACGTCGAGACCGCCCTCGACGCTCCCTGGCTGGACTGGACGAAGGGCGACCGGCACATCACCGTGGTCGACGCCGCGACGCTCGCGCCGATCAGGGAGATCGACATGCGCAAGCGCCTGGACGACGCCGGCCTCGGCGGCCTCTCCAACGCAGTCCGCCCCGCCGTCTTCTCCCCCGACGGAACCCGGCTCTACTTCCAGGTCTCGTTCTTCAACGGCTTCCTCGAGTACGACGTCGCCGCCGACCGGATCACCCGGGTGAAGACCCTGCCGAGGAACCCGGCCACCGACGAGGACCGCACCAGCTGGCCCAACGACTCCCGCCACCACGGCCTGTCGATCAGCCCGGCCGGCGACAAGCTCTGCGTCGCCGGCACGGTCGACGACTACGCCACGGTGGTGGACCGTTCGACGCTCCACGAGGGCCCGCGGATCCCGGCCGCCAAGCCCTACTGGGCGACGGTCAGCGGGGACGGCAAGGCCTGCCTGATCTCGGAGAGCGGCGCCGACCAGGTCACCGCGATCGACTTCGCCAGCGGGCAGCGGACGGCCTCGGTCGCGGTCGGCCGCCACCCGCAGCGGGTCCGGCTCGGCCACGTCCCCGCGGACTGGACCGGACCGACCAGGAGCTGAGCACCGGGCCACCCACGGAAAACCCGTGCGCCACCGAGCAGTTCACCACCCGGTGGCACACGGGCCCGGCCTCAGCCGCGCGACAGCACCAGGGACTGCACCGCCGCCAGGTTGCGCCAGTCGCTCGACACGATGCTCGCGTGCGCCCGCGCCAACTGCTCGGCGAGCGCCCGGGCCTGGTCGGCCGTCGGGTCCGTGGCGCTGATCGCGGGCGCCACCTGGTGGGCGTCCGTCATCACCAGCAGGTAGTGCGAGCGGTCGTACCACAAGGTGTCGATGCCGTTGACGTACGTGGCGGCGCCGTCGTCGAAGACCACGAACCACGGCCAGATCCCGGCGTCCGCGCCCGAGCACCTGCTGCGCGCGTCGCCCGCCACCGCGCCGTGCACGGCGGGGAACAGCTGGGCGTCCTTGATGCGGCCGGCCGCGGCAAGGTCGCGCAGGTGCCGCACGTACTCGACGTCGGTGTGCAGGGTGTCGAAGGGGTTGCCCTCCTCGACCGTCCCCGGGATCGCGTACAGCAGCACCCGCCCGGCGAGCGCCGACCGGCTCGGCCAGTTGCCCGCCCGCACCGCCTCGTCGACGCTGCCGTACGAGCCGCCGCCGGGCTTGGCGAGCAGGTCGACCGGGCGCAGCACGGCGGCGCCGAGGTGGGCGGCGATGAGCCGGTCTAGCTGGTCGGGGCCCATCCCGAGGTTGGCGGAGAAGCCGCCCTTCAGCTCCAGCTTGACCACCAGCGGGCCGGCTCCCGGGTGGGCGCCGAGCCAGACCCGGATCGTCGGAACGAGGGCCGTGGGGCAGGCCATCTTCACGGACACCATCCTCCACCGGCACGGATCAGGCTACCGGCCCGGCCCGCAGGTGGAGGGGCCCTGCGGCAGGTCGTGGTCCAGAACTACTATCGCAACGCGGCAAGCCGCTTGTGCTGGCGCACCGCTGATGACGGCGGGCTGCCGTCCTCTTCCTCGGCGATCGTCTCTCCCTACGACACCACGGCGCGCTATGTCCGTCACGGGCACATCATCCGCTGGGAGGGATTCGCCGCCCATCTCACCGAGACGTGCGCCTCCGACAGCGTCAACGTGATCACGGACGTGCCCACCACCTCGGCCGCCACCAACGACGCTCAGGCCCTGCCCGGCATCCACACCCGGCTGGCGCGTCGTGGACTGCTGCCCGCCGAGCACCTGGTCGACGGTGGCTACACCTCCCTGGTCCACCTCGAACGAGCCGCCCGCGAACACCAGGTCACCGTCAGTGGGCCGCTGCCGGGCAACCCGACCCGCCAACACCGCCGGAGTGAAGGCTTCGACCGGGACGACTTCCACATCGACTTCGACCGCCGACAAGTTACCTGCCCCCGAGGCCAGGTCAGCGCGGGCTGGCACGGCCCCTACCCGACCTCCTCGCCCACCGCGGCACCGCTGATCGTGGCGCGGTTCACCAAGAGCCAGTGCCAACCGTGTCCGGACCGTCCCCGGTGCACCAGCTCCCGCGAGAACGCCCGGGGGCTTCCGCCACGAGAACTCCGCGAGCTGCAAATCCGCGTCCGCACCGAGCAGCAGACGCCCGCCTGGAAGGCCCGCTACGCGGTCCGCTACGGAGTGGAAGGCACCATTAACGAGTTCGCCCACGGACACGGCATGCGCCGCTGCCGCTACCGAGGACAGCCGAAAGCCCACCTGCAACACGTACTCACAGCCATCGCCGTGAACGTCGGGGGCCCGGACGTCGCCGTCCGCACCGGGCGGCCCGGCGAGCTCGGCGGGCACCAGCGCGGCGTCGCGCCACGTCGTCCCCAGGAACGGCGCCGCGGCCGGAGCCCGGCCGCCGGGCTCGGGCAGCGGCCGGATCGTCCGCTCGCTGAAACAGGTTCCCCGCCCCAGTCGTCCGGGCCGGGGCCCCAGCGCACCAGGGCGACCCAGCGGGTCGATCCCTGATGAAGCCGCCACAGCTCCAGCCCGCCGGGGCGCCACCGGCCGCCGATCCGGATCTCCACCCAGCGCCAGCGCGGCTCCACCGTCCAGCACCGGCCAGGCCCGAACATCAGCTCACGTGGGGCGCGCACCGCGTCCCCGGGCTGGTGGTCCGGATGCCGGTCTCCCGTCTCAACGGAATTTGACCAGTCCCACCGAAGTTTGACCGGCTGCTGACCTGCGATCAGGCCTCCGGCCAGAGGAGTTCCATTTCCTCGCCCGGCGGGATGAAGGTGTCGGCGCTGTCCGCGTTCTCGACATAGCCGTACGTGTCGACAGTGGAGTAGGTGCGGGGGCTGTGACAGTGTGCACGGCCCCCGCACCGGGTGTGGGCGCCCCGTTCCCGCCCTCGTCGTCCGGATCTGCACATGGTGGTGAGCTGTGCAGTGTGCTCTGTCACCTGTACGCGATGCTGAGCTGCACTGTTGGTGGGGAATCGAACCCCTGCGTTGCTCTTCACGCGCCAGGGCCGGATAAACCGCCGGCCGCGGTGTGTGCACGCCTCCATGACGACTACCTGCTTCCCACACCCAGCTTGTGGGGTCAGTCCTCGATCAGGTCGATCTCCCAGTTGGTGCGCTGGATCAAGGTATCCACCTCGCGGATCTCCTTGGCCAGGACGTCCGCCTGGGCGCGGAGCTCGGCGACCGGCAGCGCGGAGAGGATCCTGAGTTCGGACCGCAACTGTCGTACGGCTCCGCGCTGGTCGCGTCCGGAGGCGGCGTCGGCGGCTGCGGTGGTCACCGAGTGGCGCAGCCGCAGGACGTCCCGGCGGGCGAGGGCGTCGGTAAGAGTGCCGCCACCCTCGATGAGCACGGTGGAGTTGGTCCGGTTGATCTGACGGATCAGCCTCTCCAGCTCATCCAGCACCTCCCCGGCCTGGGCCAGGACCTCCGCCGCGTTCTCGGCCGGCTCCTCGCCCTCCTGGTAGCGGGCACTGCCGACAACGCGCGCCCGCAACTGCTCCACCTGCCGCACCGCCGCCGCGCGCTGCGCGAGCGCTTCAGCCAGTTTCACCGCGTCATCCACCTCTACCTGCCATTGATCGTCTGGCAAGTATGCATGTCAGTGGCTGACGGTGCGGTTCGCGGGGTAGGGCCAGCCGGACTCACCCGGCGGGCGCCGAACGGGTTCATGAAATGACCTCACGGGCCCAATGAGAACCGGACAGTCGTACCCCAGGCAGTCGGACTTCGTTGAGACAGAACCACGCCGGTCAAACTTCGGTGAGAAGGGTCAGCCGGGGACGGGTGACCGTTCTCATCCAATCGAGGCGTCTGCTCAGTGAACCTAGCCGTTTGGCCTTCTGTCTCAGCGCACCTAGTCGTCCGGTTGGTCGCACTGAGGGCGCTGGGGGCTGTACGGGCTGGGGTGGATCTTGAGGGGCTGTGACGTCGAGCTGTCGTACGTGGACGCTGTACGCAAGCGACCGCGGCGTCCGTTGCTGGACTGTGTGACGGCCGGGTTCGAGGATGTGGCGCCGGTGCGGCCGTTTCGCTGGTCGCGGGCTGAAAGGCCCGCCGGTCAGGCGACCTTCTGGCGCTGGGGCGTCTTACGCATCTTCACCCCGCCGACGATGAGCGCCAGCCCCACGGCGACGATGCCGAGGTAAGCGGTGGACGGAAGGTCGACCACGTTGTGCATCCAGCCCCACTCCGTGCCGAAGAGGGTCTGCGAAGCGAAGCTGACAAGCCCCTGGGCTCCTACGACGTAGCCGATGCTTTCGGTGGTGTATCCGATGGTGGTTCGCATGGGTCGACTCTTTCGCGGCGGTGCCGCAAGATCGTCCTCCACAGGGGCGAAAACGCAGTAGTCCAAAGGATGCAGTCGCGTGCGGTTCCAGTCCTCGTGGCCAACTACTACGGCGCAGGGTGGGAGCCGGCCCGGGGTCCACGTGCTGGGGGACCAGGATGTCCGCCAGGC
The sequence above is drawn from the Streptomyces kaniharaensis genome and encodes:
- a CDS encoding transposase, whose product is MVQNYYRNAASRLCWRTADDGGLPSSSSAIVSPYDTTARYVRHGHIIRWEGFAAHLTETCASDSVNVITDVPTTSAATNDAQALPGIHTRLARRGLLPAEHLVDGGYTSLVHLERAAREHQVTVSGPLPGNPTRQHRRSEGFDRDDFHIDFDRRQVTCPRGQVSAGWHGPYPTSSPTAAPLIVARFTKSQCQPCPDRPRCTSSRENARGLPPRELRELQIRVRTEQQTPAWKARYAVRYGVEGTINEFAHGHGMRRCRYRGQPKAHLQHVLTAIAVNVGGPDVAVRTGRPGELGGHQRGVAPRRPQERRRGRSPAAGLGQRPDRPLAETGSPPQSSGPGPQRTRATQRVDP
- a CDS encoding DIP1984 family protein, whose amino-acid sequence is MKLAEALAQRAAAVRQVEQLRARVVGSARYQEGEEPAENAAEVLAQAGEVLDELERLIRQINRTNSTVLIEGGGTLTDALARRDVLRLRHSVTTAAADAASGRDQRGAVRQLRSELRILSALPVAELRAQADVLAKEIREVDTLIQRTNWEIDLIED